The genomic stretch ATGCGTTTGACACATTTGATGAACTGAATGCCGACGCCTCGTCGCTAAGCTTCGACGAGGGATGGAAGATGATGCCCTACTTCCTCGGCGTTTAGTCTTGCGGCCGGAGTGGTTGCTTCGGTCGGCCTCATTGCCAAGTGCTAATTTTTTACGGATTATTTAATCCCATGTCACTAATTGTTCAGAAGTTCGGGGGAACGAGTGTAGCCGATTGCGAGAAAATCGTCTCTGCCGCGCGAAAAGCGATTCGCGCTCAGCGAGAAGGCCATCAAGTTGTGATGGTCGTCAGTGCGATGGGCAAAAACACAGACGTGTTAGTCGACCTGGCTCAACAAGTCAGCGATAGTCCACCCGCGCGTGAAATGGACATGTTGCTGTCCACCGGCGAACAAGTCAGCGTGGCCCTGATGGCGATGGCGATCGATGCCCTCGGTTCGAAGGCGGTCAGCCTCACCGGCGCCCAAATCGGCATTCGCACCGACAGTACCCACACCAAAGCGCGTATTCGCTCGATCGAGACTTCCCGTGTGAAACAGTTGCTTGATGCCGGCAACATTGTCATCGCAGCCGGTTTCCAGGGGATCGACGAGAACCTCAACATCACGACCCTCGGCCGAGGCGGCAGCGATACAACCGCCGTCGCCCTGGCTGCCGTGTTGGATGCCGATACCTGCGAAATCTACACCGACGTCGATGGCGTCTACACAACCGACCCGCGCGTGTTGCCAGAAGCCCGTCGTGTCCCGCAAATCGCTTATGACGAAATGCTGGAACTTGCCAGCCTAGGTGCCGGCGTGATGCACAGTCGCTCGATCGAGTTCGCCAAAAAGTTTGGTGTACCGATCCATGTCCGAAGCAGCTTTACCGACATCCCAGGCACGCTCATCGTACAAGATCCGGAGTCGCGTACTCGGTCGGTAAGCGGTGCGGCGATCACCAAGAAGGAAGCTCGCATCACCCTGGCAGGCGTTCCCGACGAGCCGGGCATCTCACTGGAGCTGTTCCGCCGAATTGCCGCCAAAGCAATCTCGGTTGACATGATCGTGCAGAACATCAGCTCTGACGGTAAAGCGAATATCTCGTTCACGGTGCCGCAGGAAGAGCTGAAGGTCACGCTTGATGCCGTCAAACAAGCCACCGAATTGCTGCAGCCAGAAGATATCACATACGACGATCATGTCTCGAAGGTTTCGGTCGTCGGCTTAGGCATGGCCACCATCCCTGGCGTGGCCGAGAAGATGTTCCGTGTCTTGTCAGACGAAGGAATCAACATCCAAGCGATTTCGACCTCTGAAATCAAGATCTCCGTGTTGGTGAGTCGCTCCGACGCCCAGCGTGCCCTGCAAGCGGTTCACAATGGTTTCCAACTCGACGTCACGCCGGAAGACTCGCCGGCGGAAGTCAGCGATGTCCGCGTGCGGGATGTCACCGATCCAGCCGTTGTGGTCCAGCGTCTGCGCGAGATGGAAGACTTGGCGATCGACGATATCGAACTGGATCGTAGTCAGTCGCTTCTGGCCGTTCGTCGCGTGCCGGATCACCCTGGTATTGCCGCCAAAATTTTCGACGCTGTCGCCGCCAAGGGCATTAACATCGACGTCATCATTCAGAACGTCGGTCGCGATGATTGCGCGAACGTCAGCTTTACTTGCCCAGTTGCCGACTACGAGAAAGCGTTTGCGGCGTTAGAGGAAGTGGTCAAGGAGATGGGCAACGGCGAAGTCCAAGGAAACCGTGAAGCGGCCAAGCTAAGCGTCAGCGGAATCGGACTTCGTAGCCACACTGGCGTAGGTGTGCGAATGTTCAAAGCCCTCAGCGATGCTGGCATCAACGTCGATTTGATCAGTACCTCGGAAGTGCGCGTGAACGTGATCGTCGACGAACATGAAGGCGAGCCTGGCTTGAAGGTTCTCAAGGAGGCATTCGCCGATGTCTTAGCCGACTCGTGAATGCGTCGGCCGGTTCAAAAAGCCTAAGAAAGAAAAGGCCATCTACGGATGGCCTTTTTTTGTGGGTATCGCCGATCCGTATCGTACTTATCGCTTCCGTTTCGTAGTGAGATCGAAGTTGGCCGTCTCGGTGCCACTGGAAGGAACGTCGAAGGTTAGCTCCGAGTCAAAGCCCCGATACCGAGAAGGCACTTTGTCAGTTGTTAACGCGTCGCCAGCTTGTTCCTCGGCAACGCTGACTTGAACACGATGCGAACCGACCGAAGCCCCTTCACCATCGGTCTCGATCAACTTCAGGGAATAATGGCCCTGGGCGTCGGTCTTACCGTACGAACCCATTCCACTGACGGTCAATTCCCCTTCCGACGCAATCGGTTGAAAACTAACGGCTGCTCCTTCCAAAGGAGCGCCATCCAGAGTGATTGTTCCGGTTACCGGCGCGATATTTCCTTGGGATCCACATCCCAGGGCGCCGACGGCCAAGAGACCGATTATGCTCAATGCCATACCAAACGAGCGCATCGTCCACGTTGCTCCTAGTTCCAGATGAAAAGATGAGAAGTCTCGGTAAGCGGTCGGAGCCACAAGTTGTTGAGATTGGACCAGTCGCAAACTGCGTCGCTGCCCACGTCCAATCTCAACAAAACCTGCACGCTCCTGGTTTGACTACAAGATCGATCAAGGAAGTGTCGTTGCCTCGCTTCCGGCGATCGTGGCACCGTTCACCCAGACCTGCATATCAATCGTCAGTGGAACCAACTTCACGGAACCGTCGGCCAACAGGAAATCCAAGTTGCCGCCAGCATGGAAGCTACCCCAACCTCGCTTACAGGAGTTCGATCCACCGGATCCACCGATGGCGACGCACTTGTTGTAATCGCTGATCAATGTACGAGGCTGATCATGGGCATCGGAAGAATTGTACGACGTGTAGCTGTAGGCCCAGAACGTACCACGGCGGGTTTCCGTTCGCGTGCTCATTTCACCAATCACGAGCGTGTTGGAAGTTCCATCGACGACACTGGCCATCCGTTCGGTATCGAGCCCAAGCGTCCCCACCGCATGTAGTAGACCTTTCCACTGTTTCGGCAAAGACGATGCCTGATTATTGTCCCACCAGCCAGAGCCATCGCTCCGACCGCCCATGCAGCGATAGGAACCGTGTGCGTAAGCCAAACCACTACCCGGACCGCTACCGGGCTTCTCGAGCTTGCCAGCCTCGGGATCAGAGGGACACATATAGATATCGACCTGAGACTCTCGCACGAACTGATTGGGAGCGTCTTCGTTGTAGACACTGTTGTTGTAGCGATCGGCCAGATTGCCTTGCTCGATGAACGGCAGAATCATGATCGCCCAGTTCGAACGACTCTTCGTTCCACAACAATTTCCTTCGGTAATCTTCCCAGGCGGAAACACGCCGTACGTGTCATGATAGTTGTGCAACCCGAGTCCCATCTGGCGGAGATTACTGGTGCATTGCATCCTTCGGGCAGCTTCGCGAGCCTGTTGAACGGCGGGTAGAAGCAAAGCGATCAGTACGCCGATGATCGCGATGACGACAAGCAGTTCTACAAGGGTAAAACCGCGGTTGATTCGCACAGCCATAGACAAGTCCCTTTTTTGCGAAAAGATGAGATTTTTACAGGACAGGGGCTTAATCTAGGGGTTCGCATAGAACCCGTCAACCTTTTTGTCGAACAGAATGTCATCCAAATTGAGAATTTTGGCGCATCAGGCCTTCATCAGATCGCCTCACAGGAATACATTGCACCACTAAGATGGAATTAAGAGAAGCAAGGGGTGAAAACCAGGAGAGTCACAATTCCACAAGAGGGGGAATCTTTTTTAGACCAAGCCGTACGAGCCTATTTTGAGGCAGGTGGTCAATTTGCGGTCAGACCGCAATCTCAGCATGCCCTCTTAGGGGGACTGCGATCAATTCATTCCTGACGTCCAACCTAACTATACCGGACGCGAAAAGTTCGATCAGGCACTCCGAAGATTGGATTAAACTTCCGACTCTTCGAGTACATGCTCTTCGACGTAGATAGGCAGGTGAGGCTGGCTAGTGACAGCTACTGCGATCGCATCGGACGGACGAGCGTCGACCGAGATCAATTCACCATCAACCTTTACCCGCAGATTAGCGAAGTAGGTTCCCTCTTTCAGATCGTTGATGATGACGCTATCGAGCTCTCCCCCTAATCGCTCGACAATGCTTACGATTAAATCGTGGGTCAGTGGGCGAGGCGGGATGAACTCTTTCACACGACGATGAATGCTGGTCGCCTCGAAGATACCAATCATGATCGGGAACTGACGGTCCCCGTCCACTTCCTTCAAATAAATAACCTGCTGGTCGTTGATCTCGCTGATAATGATCCGCGAGAGTTCCATCTGGATCGGCATAGGAGGTGCAGCTTTCCGCAGGGATTCTCGATGAACGAGCATACCTTCTCGGTCGTCACGCAGCCGTCTGGGCATTATGCATCAGCTCATACGAGCTTGCCACGACGAACGTGATGACCGAGAAACGTTCTCATTCGATTATATCTCGGGGAATTTTATCTGGGAACAGTCCCACCCCGGGGGACTTACTTTGCAGCCGACTCCCGTAAGCGAGCGAGTGCGGATATGACGCGCTCGAGTTCCTGGCGAGCTTGCTCCAGACTCTCCCGCTCTTTCGCCACGATATCGGCGGGGGCACGGCTGACGAAGCTGTCGTTGCTCAGCTTCTTCTCCTTGGTTGTCACCAGTTGGACGAGCTTCGATTTCAGCTTTTCATTTCGCTCAATCTCCGCTTCGACATCGATGAAGTCCTTGAGGTCGACAAAAATCTCCATGTCGCCCGCGGTGATCGTGGCGTTGGTTTCGGGAACCTCCACCGCGTTTCCTAAGCCACAGCTACGAGCATTGTTCATCGACAGGAAGTAAGGAGACATCGTGCCTAGCAGCTTGGCCTTGGCGTCGTCGCAGCGAATGACGAACTCCATCGTGTCTTTAGGACCAATGTTTTGCCGGCTACGAATTTCACGCAAACTGCCCAGGGTTTCCTGGAAGACCGAGAACTGTGTCTCGATCGTACCATCTTCCCACTTGGCAGCGATCTCTGGCCAAGAGCTTTCCATGATGCTTTCGGTCGCTTCGGTGACCTGCTCTAAACCACGCATCGGTGCAATCTTGCCGAGGGTCTGCCAGATCTCTTCGGTGATGAATGGAATGATCGGATGCAGCAGTCGCAGCATGCTATCGAGTACGTAAGTGATCACGCGCTGCGCCGTTGGACGCTGCTTCTCATCTTGGAAACGCTCTTTCAAGATTTCCACGTAGAAGTTGCAGAACTCGTCCCAAGCGAAATCATACGTAGCCCGCGCCGCGTCGGCATAGCCGTAGTTTTCGTAGCAACGTTCCACTTCCTTGGTCACGGTATGCAGCCGCGATAGAATCCAACGATCTTCCAGCTGAAGTTCGTCGTCCGAGACGGTACCTGGTGTGTAACCTTCCAGGTTCATCATCGTGAAGCGAGCTGCATTCCATAGCTTGTTGCAGAAGTTCCGTCCCAGCTCAAACCGTTCGCTCACGACAGAGCCGCGAGGCAACGCCTTGTCTTCTTCACTTTCCGCCCATTGGGTACTGAACGCTTTACCACACTTCTTGCATTCGATGCGCGGCTGTTGGCGATTCTTCTTTGTCTGATCGAGCAACGCGTTGCAATGCGGGCACTCGAACTGCACCGGCATGCGCACGTCTTGCGTTTCGGTGGTCAGATAGGCCAATCCGAAGCGTAACGAGTCGGCGCCGAAACGATCGATCACATCAAGTGGGTCGACACCGTTCCCCTTCGACTTGCTCATTCGTTCGCCAAGGCCATCTAAGATGGTCGGGTGAATGAAGACTTCGCGGAACGGAATCTCACCCATGTTGTTGATACCGGCCAGCACCATGCGAGCCACCCACAACGTAATGATGTCGCGGCTGGTAATCAGCGTACTGGTGGGATAGTAATATTCGAGCTCGGGAGTGTGCTCTGGCCAACCGAGTGTCGAATGCGGCCACAGAGCCGAGCTGAACCAGGTATCAAGCACATCTTCTTCGCGGACGAAGCCCATCGCTTCGTACTTGGCAGCCAACGTGTCGTCTTCGTCGGCGATGCACACATGCACCTGGCTGTACGGCATCGCGGCCCGAGCGGCACCTTGAATCGTCCCAGTCTTCTCAGCAGCTTCCAGTTCGACATCGCGTTCGATCTGGTAGTTCACCTTATGGCTTTGAATATCCGGATCAGCATCCAACTTGGCCACCAGCGCGTCGTGATCTTCCTTGTGGGCACACTCTTGCGACCAGATCGGAATTTGATGTCCCCACCACAATTGGCGACTGACCGGCCAGTCTCGCTTTTCGCTCAGCCAGTCGAGATAGCCGTTGGCGTATCGTTGCGGGAAGATCTTCACGCGGCCATCTTTCACCGCGTCCATCGCGCTTTGGGCGAGGTCGTCCATTTTGACGAACCACTGGTCGGCCAGGTACGGCTCGATCGGTGTCTTACTGCGATCGGAGTACGGCATTTCGATCTTGCGATCTTCCACCTTCTCCATCAGCTGCAATGCTTCCAGATCGCGCACCACCGCTTCGCGAGCTTTCGGAATTGTGAGCCCCACATATTCGCCGGTCACCTCGTTCATGGTGCCGTCAGGATTCAAGATGTTGATCATCGGCAAGTCTTGCCGACGTCCCACCTCGTAGTCGTTCGGATCGTGAGCCGGCGTGATTTTCACGCAGCCAGAGCCGAGTTCCGGCTTCGCCCATTGATCGGCCACGAGCGGAATTTCGCGATCGACCAGCGGCAGCATCAGTTTGCGACCATCGAGGGCCATGTCGCGTAGCTGAATCAATTGCGGGAGCATCGTCTCGCGACGTTCCGCAATTTGATCGAGCTGTTCCTGGATCGCCGGCTTGTCTTTGCCAGCGGCTTCTTTCAGTTTTTCTTTCAATTCCGCTTCGATCGTGTTGAGCGCCTTCTCCGGATTCGGATGGACGGCCACAGCGGTATCGCCAAGCATTGTTTCAGGACGAGTCGTCGCGATCGTCACGTACTTGGGTTCACCCGGCTTGGGATCGATCACCGGGTATTTGAAGTGCCAGAAATGACCATCGGTCGTTTCGTCGAACACTTCGTCGTCGCTCACAGCCGTTTGCAGGAACGTATCCCAGTTGACCAGACGTTTGCCTTTGTAGATCCACTGCTTGGCAAACAAGTCGAAGAAGGTTCGTCGCACCGCGCGGGCACAGCGTTCGTCTAACGTGAAACGCGTTCGCTCCCAGTCGCAGCTGCTTCCTAGACGCTTCAGCTGACCAAGAATGCGGGCCTCGTACTGATCTTTCCAATCCCAGATACGGCGGACCAGTTCTTCGCGGCCCAGGTCGTGCCGGCTCTTCTTCTCCTGCTCGAAGATGCGACGCTCGACCACCGCCTGTGTGGCGATACCGGCATGGTCGGTACCAGGAATCCAGAGGGTGTTGAAACCTTTCATCCGCTTGTAACGGATCAACACGTCTTGCAATGTGTTGTTGAGCGCGTGCCCCAGATGCAACGCCCCGGTCACATTGGGTGGGGGAATCACAATCGTGAAGGGTTTGCGATTAGGATCGGGCTCGCTATGGAAGAAACGCTTCGATTCCCAATACTCGTAGATTTTGGGCGAGATCGAGAAATCAAAACGATTTGGAATGTCCTGAGCGGAAAACGCCACCAGTATGACTCGCTATGAACGAATGATTGTTAGTGTTTCAGTAGCTTGTCTCCTCGCCCCACTTGCCGGGGAAAGGAAACGGAAGTGTTTCGATGGACCGATCTCTCGAGCTCCATCGACATTTATGTTGCCAGACTAGTTTGTCGCGGCGACTTCCTTGTTCGTGGAAGCTTTGGCGGCGGACTCGTCTTTATGTAGTTTGTATTCCACGGCGTCGACCAGGGCATTCCAGCTGGCCTGAATGATGTTCTCACTCACGCCGATTGTCCCCCACACGTCGTGCTCGTCGCTGCATTCGATCTGAACGCGAGTGCGAGCGGCGGTACCTGCTTCGCTGTTCACCACGCGTACCTTGTAATCGACTAGCTTCATACGTTTCAGGTTCGGAAAAGCGACGTCGAGCGCTTTACGCAGGGCGGCACTCAATGCATCGATCGGGCCGTCCCCTTCGCCCACTTCATGTTTTTGGCTGCCGTTGACGTTCAGCTTGATCGTTGCCTCGGTGGTCAACTCCATGTCTTGTCGATCGACGAAGTCTTCGATCTCGACGTGGTACTTGAGCGTCTCGAAGTGCGAGGTAAACGTTCCCAGTATTTTGCGTACCAAAAGCTCGAACGACGCTTCGGCTGCCTCGAACTGAAAGCCTTTGTTTTCCAGTTCGACCACGCGGGCGAGGATCTTATCCATCACTTCGCGATCTTGCTCGATATTCATCTTGGTGGTGAGAGCCATGATGTTCGAGCGACCGGAGAGTTCGCTGACTAGCACGCGACGTTCGTTGCCAACCAACTCGGGCGAAATATGTTCGTAGCTGGAAGCAGCTCGATTCACCGCGTGTACGTGCATTCCCCCTTTGTGAGCGAACGCACTTTGTCCGACGAATGCCTGATTGTTGCGGCGATTGACGTTGGCCGTGTCGTAAACAAATCGGGACAACTCGGTCAGGTGATCGAGCCCATCCCCGCCTAGCACTTCGTAACCTTTTTTCTTTAATGCAAGGTTCGCCACGCACGAAATCAGATCGGCGTTACCGCAGCGTTCGCCAAAGCCATTAATGGTTCCTTGGATCTGCAACGCGCCCGCATCGACAGCCGCCAAGGCATTGGCCACGGCAAGTTCGCCGTCGTTGTGGGTATGGATGCCGACTGGCACGTTGTATTCCGACAAAGCATCGATTGCGGCTTTCACCAACTCGGCGACTTCTTCCGGAAGACTGCCCCCGTTGGTATCACACAGCACGACCATCCTGGCGCCAGCTTTGGCGGCAGCTTGTATGGTTTGAGCGGCGTAGTCAGGGTTGGCCTTCCAGCCGTCAAAGAAGTGCTCGGCGTCATAGATCGCTTCCCGTCCTTCTGCGACCATCAGGCCAATCGAATCGGCGATCATCGAAAGGTTTTCTTCCAACGAGACCCGCAGCACATCGGTCACATGGAAGTCGTGCGTCTTACCGACAATCGTCACCACAGGTGCTCCGGAGTTCAGCAGAGCCTGCATGCCGGGATCGTCCTTGGCTTCCATCCCCTTGCGGCGTGTCATACCAAAAGCGCAGACCTTGATCTGCTTCAGGTCGAGCTCTTGCACGCGACGGAAGTACTCGGCGTCTTTCTCGTTAGAAAGAGGGTAGCCCCCTTCAATGAAGTCGACGCCAATTTCGTCCAGACGCTGTGTGATTGCCAGCTTGTCCTGCAAAGAAAAGCTAACGCCTTCCCCTTGGGCTCCATCACGCAGGGTCGTGTCGTAAATTTCAATCTTCTTCATGGGGCGATCCGCTTGGGTGCTACCGTTTGCCGGCCATCAGGCAAGACAAAGGCGGTTCAACAAAAAAGCCCTGAAACCGTTGGGGCGTCAGGGCTTACCTTTGAATCATTCGTGTTCGCAGACCCTACGCCGAAATGGGAGGTACTCCCACAATGTGAATTACGATAGGGTTGACGATGGGCTGAATCATGGTGGGTCCCAGGGGACACATAATGGTCGATTTGAAGACGTAAGTTTAGAAGTGGCAATGAGAACTGTCAAGTTGGGACGCCCTTGAGGCGTGGTTGGACGTTTTCTCCGTTCCGCTTTCGGCCGTTGGTTTTTCAAACTCTTGAATTAGAGACTTCGTAACCCGTTGCCTGGTTCGCCCATTACGTTCCCCTCTCCCCTGAGGGGTGCGGGAATCGGAGCTGCCTGAAATCTGCGGAAGGGTACTCCCATCGCGTCAGCAGGCTTCAACGAACATGGCCAACTGGCATTTAAGCACTTTCCTCTAAGTACTCTTCATCGTCGTCTTCGTATTCCTCTTCTTCCTCGTCCGACTCCTCATACTCTTCTTCTTCGTACTCGGCTTCCTCGTCCTCTTCGTATTCGTACTCTTCGCCGTCGCCGTCTTCCTCTTCGTATTCTTCTTCCTCGTACTCCTCTTCGATCTCTTCGTCGATTTCCTCTTCTTCCTCTTCCTCCTCAGGAATGTGCGGCTTGATCTTGTTCGATCGTTTTGCCTTTGGCGCGGCGGCAACCGGTTCCGGCTCGACTTCCGTCGGGGCGGACTGGCCTGATTTCATCAGTTCCCACTCT from Blastopirellula marina encodes the following:
- a CDS encoding aspartate kinase, with the translated sequence MSLIVQKFGGTSVADCEKIVSAARKAIRAQREGHQVVMVVSAMGKNTDVLVDLAQQVSDSPPAREMDMLLSTGEQVSVALMAMAIDALGSKAVSLTGAQIGIRTDSTHTKARIRSIETSRVKQLLDAGNIVIAAGFQGIDENLNITTLGRGGSDTTAVALAAVLDADTCEIYTDVDGVYTTDPRVLPEARRVPQIAYDEMLELASLGAGVMHSRSIEFAKKFGVPIHVRSSFTDIPGTLIVQDPESRTRSVSGAAITKKEARITLAGVPDEPGISLELFRRIAAKAISVDMIVQNISSDGKANISFTVPQEELKVTLDAVKQATELLQPEDITYDDHVSKVSVVGLGMATIPGVAEKMFRVLSDEGINIQAISTSEIKISVLVSRSDAQRALQAVHNGFQLDVTPEDSPAEVSDVRVRDVTDPAVVVQRLREMEDLAIDDIELDRSQSLLAVRRVPDHPGIAAKIFDAVAAKGINIDVIIQNVGRDDCANVSFTCPVADYEKAFAALEEVVKEMGNGEVQGNREAAKLSVSGIGLRSHTGVGVRMFKALSDAGINVDLISTSEVRVNVIVDEHEGEPGLKVLKEAFADVLADS
- a CDS encoding carboxypeptidase regulatory-like domain-containing protein, translated to MRSFGMALSIIGLLAVGALGCGSQGNIAPVTGTITLDGAPLEGAAVSFQPIASEGELTVSGMGSYGKTDAQGHYSLKLIETDGEGASVGSHRVQVSVAEEQAGDALTTDKVPSRYRGFDSELTFDVPSSGTETANFDLTTKRKR
- a CDS encoding DUF1559 domain-containing protein, whose product is MAVRINRGFTLVELLVVIAIIGVLIALLLPAVQQAREAARRMQCTSNLRQMGLGLHNYHDTYGVFPPGKITEGNCCGTKSRSNWAIMILPFIEQGNLADRYNNSVYNEDAPNQFVRESQVDIYMCPSDPEAGKLEKPGSGPGSGLAYAHGSYRCMGGRSDGSGWWDNNQASSLPKQWKGLLHAVGTLGLDTERMASVVDGTSNTLVIGEMSTRTETRRGTFWAYSYTSYNSSDAHDQPRTLISDYNKCVAIGGSGGSNSCKRGWGSFHAGGNLDFLLADGSVKLVPLTIDMQVWVNGATIAGSEATTLP
- a CDS encoding bifunctional nuclease family protein, which gives rise to MPIQMELSRIIISEINDQQVIYLKEVDGDRQFPIMIGIFEATSIHRRVKEFIPPRPLTHDLIVSIVERLGGELDSVIINDLKEGTYFANLRVKVDGELISVDARPSDAIAVAVTSQPHLPIYVEEHVLEESEV
- a CDS encoding valine--tRNA ligase, which codes for MVAFSAQDIPNRFDFSISPKIYEYWESKRFFHSEPDPNRKPFTIVIPPPNVTGALHLGHALNNTLQDVLIRYKRMKGFNTLWIPGTDHAGIATQAVVERRIFEQEKKSRHDLGREELVRRIWDWKDQYEARILGQLKRLGSSCDWERTRFTLDERCARAVRRTFFDLFAKQWIYKGKRLVNWDTFLQTAVSDDEVFDETTDGHFWHFKYPVIDPKPGEPKYVTIATTRPETMLGDTAVAVHPNPEKALNTIEAELKEKLKEAAGKDKPAIQEQLDQIAERRETMLPQLIQLRDMALDGRKLMLPLVDREIPLVADQWAKPELGSGCVKITPAHDPNDYEVGRRQDLPMINILNPDGTMNEVTGEYVGLTIPKAREAVVRDLEALQLMEKVEDRKIEMPYSDRSKTPIEPYLADQWFVKMDDLAQSAMDAVKDGRVKIFPQRYANGYLDWLSEKRDWPVSRQLWWGHQIPIWSQECAHKEDHDALVAKLDADPDIQSHKVNYQIERDVELEAAEKTGTIQGAARAAMPYSQVHVCIADEDDTLAAKYEAMGFVREEDVLDTWFSSALWPHSTLGWPEHTPELEYYYPTSTLITSRDIITLWVARMVLAGINNMGEIPFREVFIHPTILDGLGERMSKSKGNGVDPLDVIDRFGADSLRFGLAYLTTETQDVRMPVQFECPHCNALLDQTKKNRQQPRIECKKCGKAFSTQWAESEEDKALPRGSVVSERFELGRNFCNKLWNAARFTMMNLEGYTPGTVSDDELQLEDRWILSRLHTVTKEVERCYENYGYADAARATYDFAWDEFCNFYVEILKERFQDEKQRPTAQRVITYVLDSMLRLLHPIIPFITEEIWQTLGKIAPMRGLEQVTEATESIMESSWPEIAAKWEDGTIETQFSVFQETLGSLREIRSRQNIGPKDTMEFVIRCDDAKAKLLGTMSPYFLSMNNARSCGLGNAVEVPETNATITAGDMEIFVDLKDFIDVEAEIERNEKLKSKLVQLVTTKEKKLSNDSFVSRAPADIVAKERESLEQARQELERVISALARLRESAAK
- the cimA gene encoding citramalate synthase produces the protein MKKIEIYDTTLRDGAQGEGVSFSLQDKLAITQRLDEIGVDFIEGGYPLSNEKDAEYFRRVQELDLKQIKVCAFGMTRRKGMEAKDDPGMQALLNSGAPVVTIVGKTHDFHVTDVLRVSLEENLSMIADSIGLMVAEGREAIYDAEHFFDGWKANPDYAAQTIQAAAKAGARMVVLCDTNGGSLPEEVAELVKAAIDALSEYNVPVGIHTHNDGELAVANALAAVDAGALQIQGTINGFGERCGNADLISCVANLALKKKGYEVLGGDGLDHLTELSRFVYDTANVNRRNNQAFVGQSAFAHKGGMHVHAVNRAASSYEHISPELVGNERRVLVSELSGRSNIMALTTKMNIEQDREVMDKILARVVELENKGFQFEAAEASFELLVRKILGTFTSHFETLKYHVEIEDFVDRQDMELTTEATIKLNVNGSQKHEVGEGDGPIDALSAALRKALDVAFPNLKRMKLVDYKVRVVNSEAGTAARTRVQIECSDEHDVWGTIGVSENIIQASWNALVDAVEYKLHKDESAAKASTNKEVAATN